aaaaaattgtattttctCATTTGGGCTGTTCAAATTGGTAAGTAACTTTAGTGGAAGATGATTTTTCAACCAAATAAGGTCTTGGATTAATTTAGTGAACCAGTCCCAACatttatttcaatttcttttgattattgttttttttttttttggccttGCAgtgcccttttttttttttttttttgtgtcaaAGCAATTTGGCTGGTTGGTCCTTGTCATTAGTATACCCGTACATTTGCATCAATACATTGGCCTTCCCATGCCTGAGATGGTCCATTTAAATGCGAATAACGTACACAAGCATTGCTGGTTTTGACACCTATGACGGAAGCCGGAAAAAAAAACATCTCTTAAATAATAACTACATATGCTGTGCCTGTGCGCATGCCACAAACCGGCAATGGCATTATTCTTTCCGCAACTATATAAAGCTCgagtttatataaaaattaatttaaataatcatttgattaaatatttcatctagattcttttcattcattataTAAACTTttacaaaaaatttaatataaacatTTGATTAGCAGCATTAGGTTAATTACGATGAGATGTATCCCTCATTCAATATGTGTCTAAATTTTAAAGGTTTTAGGCTTGACTCACCAGAATTGATGGTACTGTACATACTCAGAACTTAGAGTGGGATTTATGGCTTGTTAGTTTCCAATCACTGTAGAAATCATATTTTATCTAACCTCTGGTTATCAATTTTGCAGATGATGAGAAATCCTTTGCGGATGATGTTGCAGTTGATGCCGAAGGAAATGCATACGTTACTGATGCAAAAGCCAGTAAAATTTGGAAGGTAGGGAAGGATGGCAAACTTTTATCCGTAATCAGAAACCCACTTTTCATTCAAAGAGAATGGTACAAAAACCTGGTTGCACTTAATGGAATTGTTTACCACCCAGATGGGTTCTTGATCGTCATTCATACTTTCTCTGGCAATTTGTATAAGATTGATATAGCTAAAGATGATGAAGTGAAGTTAATTAAGTTAAACGGAGGCTCGCTGTCATTTGGAGATGGTCTGGAGTTATTGTCGCCTACTAAGCTCGTGGTTGCAGGAAATCCTTCAGCGAGATTAGTGGAGAGCTCTGATGGGTGGGAGACTGCTACTGTTGTAGCCAAGTTTAAAGGGCCAGCACACCGGTTGGCCACTGCAGCAACTGTGAAAGATGGGAGGGTGTATCTTAACCACATGGTTGGTATGGGATATCCTAAGAAGAAGCATGCCATTGTTGAGGCAGTTTTTTCTAATTGAACGAGGCAATTTTAACTTGTTATtttggatttaatttttattatatccgTTCAGAAATCCACAGAGCTTGACCATTCTAATTGACTGGTGAAGGGTTGTATTATGTTATTTGAATATTGCAAGACTGCTCTGGCCTATAGTTGATGAAGCTATGAACCTCTACTGAGCACCGGCCATTTACCAATCTGAATTATACTCGTCTACCTCCATTGCCAAAATCTCAAGCCATTTACAAGGCTTTGTAGCCCAAGCTTGAGCCTAGCACGTAGAATTTGGAACCCAGGTTCCATTAGGTACTGAGCAGGTTCAGATCATGGAGGCATTGAACTCTCCTGCAGCGCCTAATGGTCAGATACCTAATCTCGGTGAGAAGGTAaggtaatatattttataaagagatattggacaaaaaaagtaatatattttgtaaagagttattgaaaaaaaaataaacgctaaatattttcaatttgttataattacagttgaatttatataagttaatattaaattataatataatttttaaaaatttatttgaataataaaatagtatttaaatacatatttttattataattaataatattttttattaattttattatttattttctattttcacttatatataataa
The sequence above is a segment of the Manihot esculenta cultivar AM560-2 chromosome 5, M.esculenta_v8, whole genome shotgun sequence genome. Coding sequences within it:
- the LOC110615479 gene encoding uncharacterized protein LOC110615479; translated protein: MALSLCSAKSLIFLFILSAIPIAFIISLELAKPTTHVFHYHSSGFFRECGKWDDLNRRFIVAFMDGGVGEIRVPDDYSPGTVLQEVTAVKDVDIAGNSSLGIVVDRPRNRLLVVNADVIGNKYSGLAAYDLSTWQRLFLTHLSGPNDEKSFADDVAVDAEGNAYVTDAKASKIWKVGKDGKLLSVIRNPLFIQREWYKNLVALNGIVYHPDGFLIVIHTFSGNLYKIDIAKDDEVKLIKLNGGSLSFGDGLELLSPTKLVVAGNPSARLVESSDGWETATVVAKFKGPAHRLATAATVKDGRVYLNHMVGMGYPKKKHAIVEAVFSN